A portion of the Anoxybacillus gonensis genome contains these proteins:
- the yhbH gene encoding sporulation protein YhbH, with protein MSRNFIVSKEDWSLHRKGHDDQKRHEEKVKEAIKNNLGELITEESIIMSNGRDVIKIPIRSLDEYKIRYNYDKNKHVGQGDGDSQVGDVIARDGSGDGQKGPGKGQGAGDLAGQDYYEAEVSLMELEEALFSQLELPDLKKKQHADHVVQHIEFNDIRRTGLMGNIDKKKTMMAAFKRNALSGNPSFYPIYPEDLKFKTWNEVIKPDSKAVVIAMMDTSGSMGVWEKYMARSFFFWMTRFLRTKYETVDIVFIAHHTEAKIVTEEEFFTKGESGGTICSSAYRKALEVIETKYSPTKYNIYPFHFSDGDNLTSDNARCVKLVQELMKVSNMFGYGEVNQYNRTPSTLMRAYQNIKDERFSYYILKQKSDVFQALKHFFSSQKKEAVASR; from the coding sequence ATGAGTAGAAACTTCATTGTGTCAAAGGAAGATTGGTCCCTCCATCGAAAAGGCCACGATGATCAAAAACGGCACGAAGAAAAGGTAAAAGAAGCGATTAAAAATAATCTTGGTGAATTAATTACAGAAGAAAGCATTATTATGTCTAATGGTCGCGATGTCATAAAAATACCGATTCGTTCGTTAGATGAATATAAAATTCGTTATAACTATGACAAAAATAAACATGTCGGCCAAGGCGATGGGGACAGTCAAGTTGGCGATGTGATTGCGCGCGACGGTTCTGGTGATGGTCAAAAAGGACCAGGCAAAGGGCAAGGAGCAGGTGATCTAGCTGGGCAAGACTATTACGAAGCGGAAGTGTCTTTAATGGAGCTAGAGGAAGCTTTGTTTAGTCAATTGGAGCTTCCGGATTTAAAGAAAAAGCAACACGCAGATCATGTTGTTCAACATATCGAATTTAATGATATTCGTCGAACAGGATTAATGGGGAATATTGATAAGAAAAAAACGATGATGGCTGCGTTTAAACGAAATGCATTAAGTGGTAATCCAAGCTTTTATCCAATTTATCCAGAAGATTTAAAATTTAAAACGTGGAATGAAGTCATTAAGCCAGATTCGAAAGCGGTTGTTATTGCGATGATGGATACGAGCGGATCGATGGGCGTATGGGAAAAGTATATGGCTAGAAGTTTCTTCTTTTGGATGACGAGATTTTTGCGCACGAAATATGAAACAGTCGATATTGTTTTTATCGCTCATCATACCGAGGCAAAAATCGTAACGGAAGAAGAATTTTTCACAAAAGGAGAAAGCGGCGGAACCATTTGTTCATCAGCGTATCGCAAAGCGCTAGAAGTGATTGAAACAAAATACTCACCGACAAAATATAATATTTATCCGTTCCATTTTTCCGATGGCGATAATTTAACATCTGATAACGCTCGCTGCGTCAAACTTGTGCAAGAGTTAATGAAAGTATCGAATATGTTTGGATATGGAGAAGTGAATCAGTACAATCGTACACCCTCTACACTTATGAGGGCGTATCAAAATATTAAAGACGAACGCTTTAGTTATTACATTTTAAAGCAAAAATCTGATGTGTTCCAGGCGTTGAAGCATTTCTTCTCGTCACAAAAAAAGGAGGCTGTTGCCTCGCGCTAG
- a CDS encoding recombinase family protein has product MYRPTNLDVFIYLRKSRKDIEEEKKAAETGASYDTLQRHRDTLLAVVRKEEHNIIDIFEEVVSGESIAERPEIQKLLREVESGVADAVLVMDIDRLGRGDMLDQGILDRAFRYSGTKIITPTEVYDPESETWELVFGIKSLVAREELKTITKRMQRGRRASAAEGKSISKKPPYGYLRDENLKLYPDKETAWVVVKIFEMMRDGHGRQAIAAELDKLGVKPPDEKREFWSPSSITAIVKNEVYMGHIIWGKVKYVKQNGKYKRKKMPSERWHVKENAHEPLVSKELWEAANKAHTARWRPSTVESKVLSNPLAGLLKCEVCGYTMWYQPRKDRPNALIRCANPKCKGVQKGALLPLVEERILQSLAEFVDQFEVQEQMLEKREKQSVIPLRQKALEKKEKELRELNVQKNNLHDFLERGIYTIEVFLERQQNIVARIKQTQEEIEQLKQEIEKERLKEKNINEYVPAVKKVLEAYRKTDDIEKKNRLLKSVLEKATYLRKPEWTKKDQFIIQIYPKI; this is encoded by the coding sequence ATGTACAGACCAACCAACCTCGATGTCTTTATATACCTCCGCAAAAGCAGAAAAGACATCGAAGAAGAGAAAAAGGCAGCCGAAACAGGCGCATCATATGACACGCTACAACGCCATCGTGATACGCTGCTTGCCGTGGTGCGAAAAGAAGAACATAACATCATCGACATCTTTGAGGAAGTTGTTTCTGGCGAGTCAATTGCAGAACGTCCGGAAATTCAAAAATTGCTACGGGAAGTCGAATCGGGCGTTGCCGATGCTGTGCTGGTCATGGACATTGACCGTCTTGGCCGCGGTGATATGCTCGATCAAGGGATTTTAGACCGCGCATTCCGCTACTCTGGTACAAAAATTATCACACCAACAGAGGTGTATGATCCCGAATCAGAAACATGGGAATTGGTGTTTGGAATTAAATCTCTTGTTGCTCGCGAGGAACTAAAAACAATCACAAAACGCATGCAGCGCGGTCGCCGTGCTTCCGCAGCTGAAGGAAAATCTATTTCAAAAAAACCGCCATATGGCTATCTTCGCGACGAAAATCTCAAGCTGTATCCTGATAAAGAAACCGCATGGGTAGTCGTGAAAATATTCGAGATGATGAGAGATGGACATGGTCGCCAAGCGATTGCTGCCGAGTTGGACAAACTTGGTGTAAAGCCGCCTGATGAAAAACGAGAATTTTGGTCTCCTTCAAGCATTACGGCCATTGTAAAAAACGAAGTTTATATGGGTCACATCATTTGGGGCAAAGTGAAGTACGTCAAACAAAACGGAAAGTACAAGCGCAAAAAAATGCCGTCAGAACGCTGGCATGTGAAAGAAAATGCTCATGAGCCGCTCGTATCAAAAGAATTGTGGGAAGCAGCGAATAAAGCCCATACAGCCCGTTGGCGGCCGTCTACGGTCGAAAGTAAGGTATTATCCAATCCTCTCGCTGGATTGCTTAAATGCGAGGTTTGTGGCTACACGATGTGGTATCAGCCGCGTAAAGATAGACCTAATGCTCTCATTCGTTGTGCAAACCCTAAATGTAAAGGAGTACAGAAAGGCGCTTTGCTCCCTCTTGTCGAAGAACGCATATTGCAATCACTCGCGGAATTCGTTGACCAGTTCGAAGTGCAGGAGCAAATGCTTGAGAAAAGGGAAAAACAATCTGTTATTCCACTCAGACAAAAAGCGCTTGAGAAAAAAGAAAAAGAACTGAGAGAACTGAATGTGCAGAAAAACAACCTTCACGACTTCTTGGAGCGAGGAATTTACACAATCGAGGTGTTCCTAGAACGACAGCAAAATATCGTAGCACGCATCAAACAGACGCAAGAGGAAATCGAGCAACTAAAACAGGAGATTGAAAAAGAACGATTAAAAGAGAAGAATATTAATGAGTATGTGCCAGCTGTCAAAAAAGTTTTAGAAGCATACCGAAAAACAGATGACATCGAAAAGAAAAACCGCCTTCTCAAGTCGGTGCTTGAGAAAGCGACATACTTGCGGAAACCAGAATGGACGAAAAAAGATCAATTCATAATACAAATTTATCCTAAAATCTAG